A portion of the Andreesenia angusta genome contains these proteins:
- a CDS encoding YczE/YyaS/YitT family protein translates to MEGDSKEIENFKVGLNKGYIIRLAVFAAGLFTLALGAAIVITADVGVATWDVLHIGLSDITGLTVGRWVQIVGVGMVAITAFFEKKRIAVGSVLNIVLIGFFLNAILGTGLLPEFRGLAPRIIMLLIGIVFMGSGSGMYVASGIGAGPRDGMTLLIARRFSISVRLARTLLEMAALTCGWLVGGPVALGTFVTVPLLGPIMQSSLKFSNRQLEKLYKDDMDGEA, encoded by the coding sequence ATGGAAGGCGACAGCAAGGAGATAGAGAACTTTAAAGTTGGATTAAATAAGGGCTATATCATAAGGCTGGCTGTATTCGCAGCAGGGCTTTTCACGCTTGCACTTGGAGCGGCGATAGTCATAACTGCAGATGTCGGAGTGGCCACATGGGATGTGCTTCATATAGGTTTGTCTGATATCACAGGGCTTACAGTGGGAAGATGGGTCCAGATAGTGGGAGTTGGAATGGTGGCTATTACGGCTTTTTTTGAAAAAAAGAGGATAGCCGTTGGAAGCGTCTTGAACATAGTTCTTATAGGCTTCTTCCTAAATGCCATACTCGGCACAGGGCTTCTTCCAGAGTTCAGGGGGCTTGCTCCAAGAATCATCATGTTGCTTATAGGGATAGTTTTTATGGGAAGCGGATCTGGTATGTATGTGGCATCTGGAATAGGGGCAGGGCCTAGAGACGGGATGACGCTTCTTATAGCCAGGCGCTTTTCCATATCTGTAAGGCTTGCCAGAACGCTGCTTGAAATGGCGGCGCTGACATGCGGATGGCTTGTAGGAGGTCCTGTGGCGCTGGGAACATTTGTAACGGTTCCGCTCTTAGGACCTATAATGCAGTCGTCTCTAAAGTTTTCAAACAGGCAGCTGGAAAAACTGTACAAAGACGACATGGATGGAGAAGCTTAA
- a CDS encoding MarR family winged helix-turn-helix transcriptional regulator, translated as MNLYGHKVNQLGRYFSKALNEGITEHGIYSSQWVVALYIHMNGECTQSELADYLYVEAPTITRTLSRMEKAGFIEKRIGTDKREKIINLTEKAMEAYPKWEAVSDSLENKAIEGIDRAELEIFEKVVAKMMCNLKGDI; from the coding sequence ATGAATTTATACGGACACAAGGTAAACCAGCTTGGAAGGTATTTCAGCAAGGCGCTGAACGAGGGGATAACAGAGCATGGTATCTACTCTTCGCAGTGGGTTGTAGCGCTCTACATCCATATGAACGGAGAGTGCACCCAGTCCGAGCTGGCGGACTATCTCTATGTGGAGGCTCCCACTATAACAAGGACACTTTCAAGAATGGAGAAAGCCGGCTTTATAGAAAAGCGAATAGGGACAGACAAGAGGGAGAAGATAATAAACTTGACTGAAAAAGCCATGGAAGCCTATCCAAAGTGGGAGGCCGTATCAGACAGTTTAGAGAACAAGGCCATAGAGGGGATAGACAGAGCAGAGCTGGAAATCTTTGAAAAGGTAGTGGCCAAGATGATGTGCAATCTGAAGGGGGACATTTAA
- a CDS encoding uracil-xanthine permease family protein — protein sequence METNVNEYKDVFGEKLSPVKTVVMGLQHVLTMCPGSLALIIILGTALNLDAKTIGYLVSANLLTSGIAILIQVYGLGSKIGSKLPLILGSSYAPLGAMIAIGKAYDAQVLFGAIIGSAVVLIALSFVLDKILKLFPPVVVGSFVTLIGISLAHVSMENMAGGAGASDFGNPRYLLLGCFVAAVVVLVGRFGGKIFHSLSLLAGMTLGTAVAWAMGIVDVTPVMEADWFRIVIPFKLGLPEFKLVPIVVMTVFCLVNLIQCIGVFSVLDEVAGCETCEQDKIKGLRGQAVAQAISGIFCSVPGAMFAENVGLMNLTGAKGKGVIKSAGFILILLGIIPKFSSVITVIPKPVLGGATLVLFGIITASGISILTKLKFTEDNNSTIVGTSMILGVAATFVSEMFPTLPPTAKMLFGSPLFVVSISAIMLNLILNINTGLVRVKLKSEQGA from the coding sequence GTGGAAACAAATGTAAACGAATACAAGGATGTATTTGGCGAAAAGCTGAGTCCTGTGAAGACAGTAGTAATGGGATTACAGCATGTATTGACCATGTGTCCGGGATCGCTTGCACTTATAATAATACTTGGAACTGCTCTTAACTTGGATGCAAAGACAATAGGTTATCTCGTGTCTGCAAACCTTCTCACAAGTGGAATAGCTATACTGATACAGGTATACGGACTGGGAAGCAAGATAGGTTCTAAGCTGCCCCTTATACTGGGGTCTTCATATGCTCCCCTTGGGGCTATGATAGCTATAGGAAAGGCTTACGATGCACAGGTTCTCTTTGGAGCTATAATAGGCTCTGCAGTTGTGCTGATAGCGCTTTCTTTTGTGCTTGACAAGATACTGAAGCTATTTCCGCCAGTTGTAGTAGGATCTTTTGTAACTCTAATAGGAATAAGCCTTGCACATGTGTCTATGGAGAACATGGCAGGCGGAGCCGGTGCATCCGACTTCGGAAATCCTAGGTACCTTCTGCTTGGATGCTTTGTGGCCGCAGTAGTGGTGTTGGTGGGAAGATTCGGTGGAAAGATATTTCACTCGCTTTCGCTCCTAGCTGGAATGACGCTTGGAACGGCAGTTGCATGGGCCATGGGCATAGTAGATGTGACGCCTGTAATGGAGGCTGACTGGTTTAGAATAGTAATACCTTTCAAGCTTGGTCTTCCAGAGTTCAAGCTAGTGCCTATAGTAGTTATGACTGTGTTCTGCCTTGTAAACCTTATACAGTGCATAGGGGTTTTCTCTGTGCTGGATGAAGTTGCAGGTTGCGAAACTTGCGAGCAGGACAAGATAAAAGGGCTTAGAGGCCAGGCTGTAGCTCAGGCTATAAGCGGAATATTCTGTTCGGTTCCAGGAGCTATGTTTGCTGAAAACGTTGGTCTTATGAATCTGACAGGAGCCAAGGGAAAAGGAGTTATAAAATCTGCTGGATTTATACTTATACTGCTAGGAATAATACCTAAGTTTTCATCGGTGATAACGGTGATACCAAAGCCGGTACTTGGCGGTGCGACACTTGTGTTATTCGGGATAATAACAGCATCTGGAATATCCATACTTACAAAACTGAAATTCACAGAGGACAATAACTCGACTATAGTTGGAACGAGCATGATACTCGGTGTAGCCGCGACTTTCGTAAGCGAAATGTTCCCGACTCTTCCACCGACTGCTAAGATGCTTTTTGGAAGTCCGCTATTTGTGGTGAGCATTTCAGCTATAATGTTAAACTTAATCTTGAATATAAACACTGGACTTGTAAGAGTCAAGTTGAAAAGTGAGCAAGGGGCCTAG
- a CDS encoding EAL domain-containing protein, with the protein MTSTSTALSMAFFATFAIYMFFGIYILSLNPREKLNRIFFGVCMTLCIWSFAFSIANSAPVHSEALLWRKISAIGWGTMYSFLLHFIFVLTEKKETLGKKRTYFAIYTPAIINVYAFSLYGKIATERYKLISTSFGWVNTSLDSGWDWYFNFYYMGFMILGIFTVWSWGRNAWDESKAGQSKLLAMSFMVALVLGTITEQIFNKRIPVYTPQIAPLIILIPISTIAYSIKRHGLMRPVLDQKPIGEERILSESIRKRIYYSMGAIYVCGGFLSFSTRYFVHGYPLYDELKFSAVCLLMGASVVGIKKLNLKADVQDMVFIAFISISLFRITSRYADNSATVWAVPFMCIILSVLFNKRGTIVLLGFSTLLIQVWTFLSVSESYVRIGFYDYVARLAITAGALAIAFFVNRVYVERLKENKEQIEFQKMLSEISTDFIAISEDSFDEKVMDMLRLSGEHYGVDRVYLFMCPGDKEKMLYTHEWCGEDVELVRKWNQEIELKESDWWTAQLKDMDVVDIADIDELPDEARDKKKQLKSLGVKSTIAISIKDKENVIGILGFDSVKKRKKWRKEHQDALKILANMLSDAIVKVGTEREMNYMAYYDSLTGLPNFTLYRKKLKRAIETAREKETLLCMALIDLDSFKSVNDMMGHESGDEILKRVSRRLLECVGEHGMVARFGGDEFLLMLDSVSSCREMESVLECVMDSFVEPISIGSQEFHITASVGVARYPDDGHSADELIKNSDMAMYSSKDNGKNRFTFCSLEMKHETLEKVKLTNSLYRALERDELALHYQPQIDIRSGKLVGLEALIRWTHPEHGIVSPGVFIPLAEQTGLINAIGEWVIATACRQGAYWHKRGLEGVRMAVNLSVEQFKSSSFSDRIESILLDTGMSPELLELEVTESIALDDSYDVVNTLEKLRESNIMVAIDDFGTEYSSLSRIKLLPADRIKIDRQFVESLAVDKRDRAVVRAIIELARNLDFKVIAEGVETEEQVEFLKSQNCDEIQGYYYCRPLPPEELEKSEIFNH; encoded by the coding sequence ATGACAAGCACATCGACAGCTCTTTCTATGGCTTTTTTTGCAACTTTCGCCATATATATGTTCTTTGGGATATACATACTTTCGCTCAACCCGAGGGAGAAGCTGAATAGAATTTTCTTTGGCGTATGCATGACTCTTTGCATATGGTCGTTTGCGTTTTCGATAGCCAACTCCGCTCCAGTCCACAGCGAAGCTCTTTTGTGGAGAAAAATATCGGCAATAGGATGGGGAACGATGTACAGCTTTTTGCTTCACTTCATATTCGTCTTGACAGAGAAGAAAGAGACTTTAGGCAAAAAGAGAACTTACTTTGCGATATACACCCCGGCTATTATAAACGTATACGCTTTCAGCCTTTACGGGAAAATTGCAACAGAGCGCTATAAGCTTATCAGCACTTCTTTTGGATGGGTCAATACATCACTAGATAGCGGATGGGATTGGTATTTCAACTTCTACTACATGGGCTTTATGATACTCGGCATATTCACTGTGTGGAGCTGGGGGAGAAATGCCTGGGATGAAAGCAAAGCTGGACAGTCCAAGCTGTTGGCAATGTCTTTTATGGTTGCGCTTGTTCTAGGCACAATAACAGAGCAGATATTCAACAAGCGCATACCTGTCTACACACCTCAGATTGCGCCTCTTATAATCCTGATACCTATATCCACAATAGCCTACTCCATAAAGAGACACGGGCTTATGAGGCCGGTGCTGGATCAAAAGCCGATAGGGGAGGAGCGCATACTAAGCGAAAGCATCAGAAAGAGGATATACTACTCCATGGGTGCAATCTACGTGTGCGGAGGTTTTCTTAGCTTTTCGACAAGGTATTTTGTGCATGGATACCCGCTTTACGACGAGTTAAAGTTCAGCGCAGTCTGCCTTCTCATGGGGGCTTCTGTGGTTGGGATAAAAAAACTGAATTTGAAAGCCGATGTACAGGACATGGTATTCATAGCTTTCATCTCAATTTCACTCTTCAGGATAACTTCTAGATATGCTGACAATAGCGCCACGGTTTGGGCAGTGCCCTTTATGTGCATAATTCTCTCGGTACTCTTCAACAAGAGGGGGACTATAGTCTTGCTCGGCTTTTCAACTTTGCTTATTCAGGTCTGGACGTTTCTGAGCGTATCAGAGTCGTATGTCCGCATAGGCTTCTATGACTATGTAGCCAGACTTGCAATAACAGCTGGAGCGCTGGCTATAGCCTTTTTTGTGAACAGAGTCTATGTGGAGAGGTTGAAAGAAAACAAGGAGCAGATAGAGTTTCAGAAAATGCTCTCTGAAATATCCACAGACTTTATAGCCATATCTGAGGACAGCTTTGATGAAAAAGTCATGGACATGCTTCGACTTAGCGGAGAGCACTACGGAGTAGACAGGGTATACCTCTTTATGTGTCCAGGAGACAAGGAGAAGATGCTCTACACGCACGAGTGGTGCGGAGAAGATGTAGAGCTTGTGAGAAAATGGAACCAGGAAATAGAGTTAAAGGAATCTGACTGGTGGACAGCCCAGCTAAAAGACATGGATGTAGTTGACATAGCGGATATAGACGAGTTGCCGGACGAAGCCAGAGACAAGAAGAAGCAGCTCAAGAGTCTAGGAGTCAAATCTACAATAGCTATATCCATAAAAGACAAAGAGAATGTGATAGGCATACTTGGATTTGATTCTGTTAAAAAGAGAAAGAAGTGGAGAAAAGAACATCAAGATGCCCTCAAGATTCTGGCAAACATGCTTTCAGATGCCATTGTGAAAGTAGGCACTGAGAGAGAGATGAACTACATGGCATACTACGACTCTCTTACAGGGCTGCCCAACTTCACGCTGTACAGGAAAAAGCTGAAGAGGGCTATCGAGACAGCCAGAGAAAAGGAAACACTGCTCTGCATGGCACTTATAGACCTTGACTCGTTTAAGTCGGTAAACGATATGATGGGGCATGAGTCTGGGGACGAGATACTTAAGAGGGTTTCACGTAGGCTTTTAGAATGTGTTGGCGAGCACGGAATGGTGGCCAGATTTGGAGGAGATGAATTTCTGCTGATGCTGGACAGCGTTTCCAGCTGCCGAGAGATGGAGAGCGTGCTGGAGTGTGTAATGGACTCATTTGTAGAGCCAATCTCTATTGGAAGTCAAGAGTTCCACATCACGGCGAGTGTAGGAGTGGCGAGATATCCAGATGATGGACATTCGGCTGACGAGCTGATCAAAAACTCGGATATGGCCATGTACTCATCTAAAGACAATGGGAAAAACAGATTTACATTCTGCTCGCTTGAGATGAAGCATGAAACACTTGAGAAAGTCAAGCTGACCAACAGCCTCTACAGGGCATTGGAGCGAGATGAGCTGGCGCTTCACTATCAGCCACAGATAGACATAAGAAGCGGAAAGCTGGTAGGACTAGAAGCTCTAATCAGATGGACTCATCCAGAACACGGGATAGTATCACCTGGGGTTTTCATACCTCTAGCTGAACAGACAGGTCTGATAAATGCAATAGGTGAATGGGTAATAGCGACTGCATGCAGACAGGGGGCGTACTGGCATAAGAGAGGCCTAGAGGGAGTCAGGATGGCAGTCAACCTGTCTGTGGAGCAGTTTAAGTCAAGCAGTTTCTCAGACAGGATAGAGTCCATATTGCTTGACACCGGGATGTCTCCAGAGCTGCTAGAGCTAGAGGTGACGGAGAGCATAGCACTAGACGACAGCTATGATGTCGTAAACACGCTGGAGAAGCTAAGAGAGTCAAATATAATGGTCGCCATAGACGACTTTGGGACAGAGTACTCGTCGCTGAGCAGGATCAAGCTGCTTCCGGCTGACAGGATAAAGATAGACAGACAGTTTGTAGAGAGCTTGGCTGTAGACAAGAGGGACAGAGCCGTGGTCAGAGCCATAATTGAACTGGCCAGAAATCTGGACTTCAAGGTGATTGCAGAGGGAGTAGAGACTGAAGAGCAGGTGGAGTTTCTGAAAAGCCAGAACTGCGACGAGATACAGGGATACTACTACTGTAGGCCACTGCCTCCAGAGGAGTTGGAAAAGAGTGAGATATTCAATCATTAG